One genomic segment of Impatiens glandulifera chromosome 6, dImpGla2.1, whole genome shotgun sequence includes these proteins:
- the LOC124943268 gene encoding probable polygalacturonase At3g15720, with amino-acid sequence MSETVLNVMNYGAIGDGKRDDSQAFLRVWEAACQTTHVPRVFIPNRTFLLKPLTFSGPCKSSLIYFQIMGKIVAPNSKNAWSDRPTNTWLFFYGINGLSLSGSGQFDGQGSIWWSNPCLHNSAQNAAGKCKAPAVVTFKRCNNLKINGLTSINPMNNHMQLTTCKNVTISHIRINAPKNSPNTDGIDIANSHSVKIRNSVITTGDDCIAISGGSSDIDISGIFCGPGHGISVGALGHGGYDVVENVKVYNCTFKETLTGVRIKSWQTSAVKVSDVSFTSIVGTSNMDQVINLSCSKSFGCTNIVLDRIDISLATKGRKPFATCINAHGKATNTKPAIKCLLP; translated from the exons ATGAGTGAGACCGTGTTGAATGTAATGAATTACGGTGCAATTGGAGATGGAAAAAGAGACGATTCTCAa GCATTTCTCAGAGTCTGGGAAGCTGCTTGCCAAACTACTCATGTTCCAAGAGTGTTCATCCCAAACAGAACTTTTCTGTTAAAGCCCCTCACCTTTTCCGGTCCTTGCAAATCTTCCCTCATCTATTTTcag ATAATGGGGAAAATTGTGGCTCCAAATTCAAAAAATGCTTGGTCGGATCGACCCACGAATACATGGCTGTTCTTCTACGGAATCAACGGGCTTTCTCTATCCGGGTCGGGGCAGTTCGACGGGCAAGGGTCGATTTGGTGGAGCAATCCTTGCTTGCATAATTCTGCACAAAAT gCTGCTGGAAAGTGCAAGGCTCCAGCT GTGGTAACGTTTAAGAGATGTAACAATCTTAAAATCAATGGTCTGACTTCCATCAATCCAATGAATAATCATATGCAACTAACAACTTGTAAAAACGTGACCATTTCTCACATTCGGATAAACGCACCCAAAAATAGTCCTAACACCGATGGCATTGATATTGCAAACTCCCATTCGGTTAAGATTCGCAATTCAGTCATAACTACAG GCGATGATTGCATTGCTATAAGTGGAGGCTCGTCGGATATAGACATTAGCGGCATATTTTGTGGTCCAGGCCATGGCATTAG CGTGGGGGCATTGGGACACGGAGGATATGATGTTGTGGAAAACGTGAAAGTATACAACTGTACATTTAAAGAAACCTTAACCGGAGTTAGGATCAAAAGTTGGCAG ACATCGGCGGTTAAAGTGAGTGACGTATCGTTTACCTCAATAGTTGGGACTTCGAATATGGATCAAGTAATAAACCTGAGTTGCAGTAAGTCTTTCGGATGCACCAACATCGTATTAGATCGTATAGATATTTCGTTAGCAACAAAAGGGAGAAAGCCATTTGCTACTTGCATTAATGCACATGGGAAAGCTACCAATACTAAGCCTGCAATCAAATGCTTACTTCCATAG
- the LOC124943269 gene encoding probable polygalacturonase At3g15720 produces the protein MSQTVLNVMNYGAVGNGKTDDSQAFLKAWKAACQTTPLAPTVLIPARTFLLKPLTFSGPCKSSRIYFQIMGKIVAPNSKNGWLGRPTNTWVVFYGVNGLSVSGPGQFDGQGSIWWSNPCMPNSAQNAANCKAPTAVTYKRCNNLQISGLTHINPMKNHIQLTTCNGVTISNLRINAPETSPNTDGIDIASSTAVKIRNSVITTGDDCIAISGGSSNIDISGIFCGPGHGISIGALGHGGYDIVENVNVRNCTFKGTLTGVRIKTWQGGSGYARKISFNKINFIAVYNPIIIDQFYCPTRTSTVKVSDVSFTSIVGTSNMDQAINLSCSQSVGCTNIVLDRVYISHTTKGRKIYATCNNAHGKATHTKPAVKCLLP, from the exons ATGAGTCAAACTGTATTGAATGTAATGAATTATGGTGCGGTTGGAAATGGAAAAACAGACGATTCTCAA GCTTTTCTGAAAGCATGGAAAGCTGCTTGCCAAACTACACCACTTGCTCCAACAGTGTTAATACCAGCCAGGACTTTTCTGTTAAAGCCCCTCACCTTTTCAGGTCCTTGCAAATCTTCCCGTATCTATTTTCAG ATAATGGGGAAAATTGTGGCACCAAATTCGAAAAATGGGTGGTTGGGTCGACCCACGAATACGTGGGTCGTTTTCTATGGAGTGAATGGACTTTCTGTCTCTGGACCGGGGCAGTTCGATGGGCAAGGCTCTATTTGGTGGAGTAATCCTTGCATGCCTAATTCTGCGCAAAAT gCTGCAAATTGCAAGGCTCCAACA GCTGTAACGTACAAGAGGTGTAACAATCTTCAAATAAGCGGGTTGACACATATTAATCCCATGAAGAACCACATTCAACTAACCACTTGTAATGGCGTGACCATATCTAACCTTCGAATAAACGCACCCGAAACAAGCCCTAACACCGATGGAATTGATATTGCAAGCTCTACTGCGGTTAAGATTCGTAACTCAGTCATAACCAcgg GCGATGATTGCATTGCTATAAGTGGAGGCTCGTCGAATATTGACATTAGTGGCATATTTTGTGGTCCTGGCCATGGCATTAG CATAGGGGCATTGGGACATGGAGGATATGACATTGTGGAAAACGTAAATGTGCGTAATTGTACATTTAAAGGAACCTTAACCGGAGTTAGGATCAAAACCTGGCAG GGTGGAAGTGGGTATGCAAGGAAGATTTCATTCAACAAGATTAACTTCATTGCGGTCTATAATCCCATCATTATTGACCAATTCTATTGTCCTACAAGA ACATCTACGGTTAAAGTGAGTGATGTGTCGTTTACCTCAATAGTTGGGACTTCGAATATGGATCAAGCAATTAACCTAAGTTGTAGCCAGTCTGTCGGATGCACTAACATCGTACTAGATCGTGTATACATATCACATACAACAAAAGGGAGAAAGATATATGCCACTTGCAACAATGCCCACGGAAAAGCTACCCATACTAAGCCTGCGGTGAAATGTTTACTTCCCTAG